A portion of the Acidobacteriaceae bacterium genome contains these proteins:
- a CDS encoding translocation protein TolB, producing the protein MALDLRRLRALRVCGAALAALVCSVCVSTASAQDWFKIKQDNGAGTIRIAVSDFKGAADPLKLSFDTTLSADLANAGIFDIVSKTMNPQSTPGLPAEINLAQWSAAPTNAAMVAFGNLSVVGGKLTVNGFLFDAKNSQFPQVFAKQYHEAPTEDMARQIAHRFADEIIFRLGGGIPGIAETKIYYVKMIGGAKEIWEMDYDGANQHAITHLGAISLSPRVSPDNSRVAFTSLGRDGFQIKMFSLLLGRIVNFASVGGTNVSPAWAPGGQQLAYSSSRTGDPEIWVSDPQGSLAHKITSFRGPDVSPTWNPKTGAQIAWISGRTGLPQLYIMDSDGSGVQRMTDGGYATSPSWSPNGQFVAFAWDRKYGPGAPGGQDIYVMEIATKRWIQLTHDGGRCDFPSWSPDGRHIVYANSSDGRAQHTRIMSMLADGTEKHVLTGAGSDMPNWSWH; encoded by the coding sequence ATGGCTCTCGACCTGCGACGACTTCGTGCCTTGCGTGTTTGCGGTGCAGCCCTGGCTGCGCTGGTGTGTTCCGTGTGCGTCTCCACAGCGAGCGCCCAGGACTGGTTCAAGATCAAACAGGACAACGGTGCGGGGACAATCCGTATCGCTGTTTCTGACTTCAAGGGTGCTGCCGATCCCCTGAAGCTTTCCTTCGATACGACGCTCTCAGCCGACCTTGCCAATGCTGGCATCTTCGATATCGTTTCGAAGACAATGAATCCGCAATCGACTCCCGGCCTTCCTGCAGAGATCAACCTCGCGCAGTGGTCCGCAGCGCCTACAAACGCTGCCATGGTGGCGTTCGGTAACCTCAGCGTTGTCGGCGGCAAGCTGACCGTGAACGGCTTCCTCTTTGACGCCAAGAACTCACAATTCCCGCAGGTCTTCGCCAAGCAGTATCACGAAGCCCCCACCGAAGACATGGCTCGCCAGATCGCGCATCGCTTTGCGGACGAGATCATCTTCCGTCTCGGCGGCGGCATCCCTGGTATCGCAGAGACCAAGATCTACTACGTAAAGATGATTGGCGGAGCCAAGGAAATCTGGGAGATGGACTATGACGGCGCAAACCAGCATGCGATCACGCATCTTGGAGCCATCAGCCTCTCTCCGCGCGTCTCGCCCGATAACTCCCGCGTAGCGTTCACCTCTCTCGGCCGCGACGGCTTCCAGATCAAGATGTTCTCCCTGCTGCTGGGTCGCATCGTCAACTTTGCGTCGGTTGGTGGAACCAACGTCTCACCGGCATGGGCACCAGGTGGTCAACAGCTTGCTTACTCTAGCTCTCGCACCGGCGATCCTGAAATCTGGGTCAGCGACCCGCAGGGCTCGCTGGCGCACAAGATCACCAGCTTCCGCGGCCCGGACGTCTCCCCAACCTGGAACCCTAAGACCGGCGCGCAGATCGCATGGATCAGCGGCCGCACCGGCCTGCCTCAGCTTTACATCATGGACTCCGACGGCTCCGGCGTTCAGCGCATGACCGATGGCGGTTACGCCACCTCTCCTAGCTGGTCGCCGAACGGACAGTTCGTGGCCTTCGCCTGGGATCGCAAGTACGGCCCTGGCGCCCCCGGCGGGCAGGACATTTATGTGATGGAGATCGCCACCAAGCGCTGGATTCAGCTCACGCATGACGGCGGTCGCTGCGACTTCCCTTCGTGGAGCCCCGATGGGCGCCACATTGTGTATGCCAACTCTTCCGATGGACGGGCGCAACATACGCGGATCATGAGCATGCTTGCCGACGGCACGGAAAAGCATGTGTTGACGGGAGCGGGCTCTGATATGCCGAACTGGAGCTGGCACTAG
- the carB gene encoding carbamoyl-phosphate synthase large subunit — protein MPRRNDIAKILVIGSGPIVIGQSAEFDYSGTQACKALKAEGYEVVLVNSNPASIMTDPDVADRTYIEPLTIEYLEEILTKEAASLDKSKGSFAVLPTVGGQTALNLAVDLADANVLERLGIELIGAKLDAIKKAEDRLLFKDAMNKIGLDMPKSMLVNNIRDGLEFAQKLGFPVVIRPSFTLGGSGGGIAFNREELMEILSRGLDLSPVHECLLEESVLGWKEYELEVVRDLNDNVVIICSIENFDPMGVHTGDSITVAPAQTLTDREYQRMRDAAIAVIREIGVETGGSNVQFSVNPANGRMTVIEMNPRVSRSSALASKATGFPIAKIAARLAVGYTLDELQNDITKATPACFEPTIDYVVTKIPKWQFEKFPGADETLGPQMKSVGEVMAIGRTFKESLMKAVRSLETGKKAGAEDIDPRRIRQRLVTPHPERLSYLRYAFENGMSVREAHNYTGMDPWFLHNMKQIADELKELSTKNLATLDEHELRSAKRKGLSDDRIASALGLEGKQATAQVSALRKKLGVKPVYKLVDTCAAEFESFTPYLYSCFDEEDEAAPTANKKIIILGSGPNRIGQGIEFDYCCCHAAFALRDDGYETIMVNCNPETVSTDYDTSDRLYFEPLTFEDVLAVYEHEASGGAEIGMIVQFGGQTPLNLSLPLKAAGVPIIGTSPESIDLAEDRKRFGKLITDLEIPQPPGAMATSLEEALAGAKRVEYPVLVRPSYVLGGRAMVIAHNDQDIVRYMSSAIEYSQDRPVLIDHFLEDAIEVDVDALCDGKDVLIAGIMQHIEEAGVHSGDSSCVLPSVELAPEVLETLRTYTRKLALSLNVIGLVNLQFAVQRGKVFVIEVNPRASRTVPYVSKATGIQLAKVAARLMTGRKLQELLPEELKAGELSTGDHYFVKSPVFPWGKFQGVDPVLGPEMRSTGEVMGAAKTFGEAFAKAQIAAGQKLPTKGTVFISVNDQDKSKVAALAKRFVELGFEIVATHGSADILEEAGIGAERVYAVGEGRPNVVDLIKGDRIHLVINTPRGGHDRVFDEQAVRRAAVAARIPAITTIAAARAAADGIAFLQKGELKVESLQELHASRK, from the coding sequence ATGCCACGCAGAAACGACATTGCAAAAATCCTCGTAATCGGCTCCGGCCCTATCGTTATCGGCCAGTCTGCCGAGTTCGATTACTCCGGCACGCAGGCCTGCAAGGCCCTCAAGGCTGAGGGCTACGAAGTAGTTCTGGTGAACTCGAACCCGGCATCGATTATGACGGACCCGGATGTGGCGGATCGTACATACATCGAGCCGCTGACGATCGAGTATCTCGAAGAGATTCTGACCAAGGAAGCGGCTTCGCTCGATAAGAGCAAGGGCTCGTTTGCCGTGCTGCCCACGGTCGGGGGACAGACGGCGTTGAACCTCGCGGTCGATCTTGCCGATGCAAACGTGCTTGAGCGTCTTGGCATTGAGTTGATCGGCGCGAAGCTGGACGCGATCAAGAAGGCGGAAGATCGTCTGCTGTTCAAGGACGCGATGAACAAGATCGGCCTCGACATGCCGAAGTCGATGCTCGTGAACAACATTCGCGATGGTCTTGAGTTCGCGCAGAAGCTTGGCTTCCCGGTGGTGATTCGCCCCAGCTTTACGCTCGGCGGCTCCGGCGGCGGTATCGCGTTCAACCGCGAAGAGCTGATGGAGATTCTCTCGCGCGGTCTGGATCTTTCGCCCGTGCATGAGTGCCTGCTCGAAGAGTCTGTACTTGGCTGGAAGGAGTACGAACTCGAAGTCGTTCGCGATTTGAATGACAACGTGGTCATCATCTGCTCGATTGAAAACTTCGATCCGATGGGCGTGCACACGGGCGACTCGATCACGGTGGCTCCGGCACAGACGCTGACCGACCGTGAGTATCAGCGCATGCGCGATGCGGCGATTGCCGTGATCCGCGAGATTGGCGTTGAGACCGGCGGATCGAACGTGCAGTTCTCCGTGAACCCGGCGAACGGCCGCATGACGGTGATCGAGATGAACCCGCGCGTTTCGCGTTCTTCGGCGCTTGCGTCGAAGGCTACGGGCTTCCCGATTGCGAAGATTGCAGCACGTCTGGCGGTTGGTTACACGCTCGATGAGTTGCAGAACGACATTACCAAGGCGACGCCGGCTTGCTTTGAGCCGACGATTGACTACGTCGTGACGAAGATTCCGAAGTGGCAGTTTGAGAAGTTCCCAGGCGCCGATGAGACGCTTGGGCCGCAGATGAAGTCGGTCGGCGAAGTGATGGCGATTGGCCGCACGTTCAAAGAGTCGCTGATGAAGGCTGTGCGTTCGCTGGAGACGGGTAAGAAGGCTGGTGCAGAGGATATCGATCCGCGCCGCATTCGCCAGCGTCTTGTGACTCCGCACCCGGAGCGTCTTTCGTACCTGCGCTATGCGTTTGAGAACGGCATGAGCGTTCGTGAAGCGCATAACTATACGGGCATGGATCCCTGGTTCCTGCATAACATGAAGCAGATTGCAGATGAGCTGAAGGAACTGAGCACGAAGAACCTGGCAACGCTGGACGAGCATGAGTTGCGCTCGGCAAAGCGCAAGGGACTGTCGGACGACCGCATTGCTTCAGCACTCGGCCTGGAAGGCAAGCAGGCGACGGCGCAGGTTTCTGCGCTGCGCAAGAAGCTCGGCGTGAAGCCGGTGTACAAGCTTGTGGACACGTGCGCGGCAGAGTTCGAATCGTTCACGCCGTATCTGTACTCGTGCTTCGATGAAGAAGATGAAGCAGCGCCGACGGCGAACAAGAAGATCATCATCTTAGGTTCGGGGCCGAATCGTATCGGGCAGGGTATTGAGTTCGATTACTGCTGCTGCCACGCGGCTTTCGCGCTGCGCGACGATGGCTACGAAACCATCATGGTCAACTGCAATCCTGAGACTGTATCGACGGACTATGACACGTCGGACCGTCTCTACTTCGAGCCGTTGACGTTCGAAGACGTGCTTGCGGTGTATGAGCATGAGGCTTCAGGCGGCGCTGAGATCGGCATGATCGTGCAGTTTGGCGGACAGACTCCGCTGAACCTGTCGCTGCCGCTGAAGGCTGCTGGCGTGCCGATCATCGGTACGTCGCCGGAGTCGATTGATCTTGCGGAAGATCGCAAGCGCTTTGGCAAGCTGATTACAGACCTTGAGATTCCGCAGCCGCCGGGAGCGATGGCAACGTCGCTTGAAGAGGCTCTGGCTGGCGCCAAGCGTGTGGAGTATCCGGTGCTGGTGCGTCCGTCATATGTGCTGGGTGGGCGTGCGATGGTGATTGCGCATAACGATCAGGACATCGTTCGCTACATGAGCTCGGCGATTGAGTACTCGCAGGACCGCCCGGTGCTGATCGATCACTTCCTTGAGGATGCGATCGAAGTAGACGTGGATGCTCTCTGCGATGGCAAGGACGTGTTGATCGCGGGCATCATGCAGCATATTGAAGAAGCTGGCGTTCACTCGGGCGACTCGTCGTGCGTACTGCCTTCCGTGGAGCTTGCTCCGGAGGTACTTGAGACGCTGCGTACCTACACGCGGAAGCTTGCGTTGTCGTTGAACGTGATCGGTCTTGTGAATCTGCAGTTCGCTGTGCAGCGCGGCAAGGTCTTCGTGATCGAAGTGAACCCGCGTGCTTCGCGTACGGTGCCGTATGTTTCGAAGGCGACGGGGATCCAGCTGGCGAAGGTTGCGGCACGTTTGATGACGGGCCGTAAGCTGCAAGAGCTTCTGCCGGAAGAGTTGAAGGCTGGAGAGCTTTCCACGGGCGATCACTACTTCGTGAAGTCGCCGGTCTTCCCGTGGGGCAAGTTCCAGGGCGTTGACCCTGTGCTTGGACCGGAGATGCGTTCGACGGGCGAAGTGATGGGCGCGGCTAAGACCTTTGGCGAAGCGTTTGCCAAGGCCCAGATCGCTGCCGGACAGAAGCTGCCGACGAAGGGAACGGTCTTCATCTCGGTGAACGATCAGGACAAGTCAAAGGTAGCGGCGCTGGCGAAGCGGTTTGTCGAGCTTGGCTTTGAGATCGTGGCGACGCACGGCAGCGCGGACATCCTGGAAGAGGCTGGCATTGGTGCAGAGCGCGTTTACGCAGTTGGCGAAGGGCGCCCGAACGTGGTCGATCTTATCAAGGGCGATCGCATTCACCTGGTGATCAACACGCCGCGCGGCGGGCATGATCGTGTGTTCGACGAGCAGGCTGTTCGTCGCGCCGCGGTGGCTGCACGCATTCCGGCGATCACAACGATTGCAGCAGCTCGCGCAGCAGCGGATGGTATTGCCTTCCTGCAGAAGGGCGAGTTGAAGGTGGAGAGTCTGCAGGAGCTTCATGCTTCGCGCAAATAA
- a CDS encoding energy transducer TonB, whose translation MSEKQEDRFGQSMAVAVGLHIALAAGLVGFAIWGHMHRDPWGADKAEVGAIQASMVSAIPLPEKAQPVKDQVLAPDETSTAPTPPPKEATAPPPKPTDVLVKAKEPQKKPTKTGPVDTPAPPKHPQPTPDVPKKATTGQVATQLASSTTPVGSGSATATILDRTFGARYAYYVGIVSRKIGQNWYKGEADPRSSTGRQVTMVFDIDRDGTPSNIRVEISSGSPTLDMSAKRALQRIDTFGPLPDGRNSITVEDTFIYGTQ comes from the coding sequence ATGAGCGAAAAACAGGAGGATCGCTTCGGCCAGAGCATGGCTGTTGCGGTCGGCTTGCATATTGCCCTGGCCGCCGGTCTCGTCGGCTTCGCTATCTGGGGACACATGCACCGCGATCCCTGGGGTGCGGACAAAGCCGAGGTTGGAGCCATTCAGGCTTCCATGGTTTCGGCGATTCCCTTGCCCGAAAAGGCCCAGCCGGTAAAAGACCAGGTGCTTGCTCCGGACGAAACAAGCACCGCGCCAACGCCTCCGCCGAAGGAAGCCACCGCGCCTCCGCCGAAGCCGACCGACGTTCTCGTGAAGGCCAAGGAGCCTCAGAAGAAGCCGACCAAGACCGGTCCCGTCGACACGCCCGCACCGCCCAAGCATCCCCAGCCCACTCCGGACGTTCCGAAGAAGGCCACGACCGGACAGGTCGCGACGCAGCTCGCGTCTTCAACCACTCCCGTGGGCAGCGGGTCCGCGACGGCCACCATTCTTGACCGCACCTTCGGAGCCCGCTACGCCTATTACGTCGGCATCGTGAGCCGAAAAATCGGCCAGAACTGGTACAAGGGCGAAGCAGACCCACGCTCCTCCACCGGCCGCCAGGTAACGATGGTCTTTGATATCGACCGCGACGGCACACCCTCCAACATTCGCGTCGAAATTTCGAGCGGCTCCCCCACGCTGGATATGTCCGCCAAACGCGCTCTGCAGCGCATCGACACCTTCGGCCCTCTGCCGGACGGCCGCAACTCCATCACCGTCGAAGACACCTTCATCTACGGCACACAGTAG
- a CDS encoding dihydrodipicolinate synthase family protein — MMLIDGIHVPLATPFYRDGALYLRKLEHNVRRYSLTPAAGLVLFAPGAEGTSLSDAEVAECLSAVRETAAAEKVLVCAITRDSVAQALSLAQQAYDAMFDAVLLAAPTSWSAIVRRTGERELLNYFRTVADNSPLPVLLWSDAAAPSRQLSVEAVGLLAQHPNILGLYDGALAVERLGALRAATSGVAHDATVTHIFRPVTRRMLAPVAEVAGESTFVSAEALLGGAGTSVALAPAAPAIKTRTKKLGFAIMACGASSEMLPILEAGANGAMPALAAPAPQGVHEAYAAFTDGNLALAREKAARLVAADAVLAELGPAGTKYACDLNGYFGGFPRLPLAPADAAEQKRVEAAFRELKN, encoded by the coding sequence ATGATGTTGATTGATGGAATCCACGTACCCTTGGCGACACCGTTCTATCGTGACGGCGCGCTCTACCTTCGTAAGCTTGAGCACAATGTTCGTCGCTACTCGCTGACACCCGCTGCTGGCCTGGTGCTTTTTGCTCCGGGTGCGGAGGGCACGAGCCTTTCGGACGCCGAGGTGGCTGAGTGCTTGTCTGCGGTTCGAGAGACGGCAGCGGCGGAGAAGGTGCTTGTTTGCGCCATCACGCGCGACTCCGTGGCGCAGGCTCTGTCCCTGGCGCAGCAGGCGTATGACGCGATGTTTGACGCCGTGCTGTTGGCTGCGCCGACGTCTTGGTCTGCGATCGTGCGCCGTACGGGCGAGCGTGAGCTCCTGAACTACTTCCGAACGGTGGCAGACAATTCTCCGCTGCCGGTGTTGCTCTGGTCGGATGCGGCTGCCCCCTCGCGGCAGCTTTCTGTAGAGGCTGTTGGGTTGCTGGCGCAGCATCCGAACATTCTGGGGCTGTATGACGGCGCGCTGGCTGTCGAGCGGCTGGGCGCTTTGCGCGCGGCGACGAGCGGTGTGGCGCATGATGCGACGGTCACGCACATCTTCCGGCCGGTGACGCGCCGCATGCTGGCTCCTGTGGCCGAGGTCGCGGGTGAGAGCACGTTTGTCTCCGCCGAGGCGCTGCTGGGTGGCGCAGGGACGTCCGTGGCGCTTGCGCCGGCTGCTCCTGCGATCAAGACACGTACGAAGAAGCTGGGCTTTGCCATCATGGCGTGCGGGGCCTCTTCGGAGATGCTTCCAATACTCGAGGCAGGCGCGAACGGCGCTATGCCTGCGCTGGCGGCACCGGCTCCGCAGGGAGTGCACGAGGCTTATGCGGCGTTCACGGATGGCAACCTGGCGCTGGCACGCGAGAAGGCGGCTCGGCTTGTGGCGGCGGATGCGGTGCTCGCTGAGCTTGGGCCTGCTGGCACGAAGTATGCCTGCGATCTGAACGGATACTTTGGTGGCTTCCCACGGCTGCCGCTGGCTCCGGCAGATGCGGCGGAGCAGAAGCGTGTGGAAGCGGCGTTCCGTGAGTTGAAGAACTAG
- a CDS encoding glycosyltransferase 87 family protein encodes MIDVPAAAPQRSKLYYINMVLILPALASLLTSMWHSRTRSGDFQWWGASQMALHTDAYRVVLNGHLELVAKQQMPNYLHELYVLLWPLGILKEAHAEAIWAMCNLMLAAGALLLLQRIYRLNRERTLLLACGLMLSEPFRISMGNGQQSFLELFCFCLALAIPARAGWPLGVSYLKYSFAPVTVFFAAFERCWKQLVISAIFPVTGWLIFSWFVHRSPLQTALEPFLVSRHRTDAGMSDLTSIVHIVHQSWDGLSAVCALILSLAVAFLIHRYASSLAQAGAALATAALFLLPHLLYDFVILVIPAAYLLSPLSAAMPRSKRIVASAIVIFFAVMALIRLPNTVAVKIASIAVFGLLLLVLEAVLLQSFRSSEPPETA; translated from the coding sequence ATGATCGATGTGCCGGCTGCCGCGCCTCAGCGCAGCAAGCTGTATTACATCAACATGGTGCTGATCCTCCCGGCCCTCGCGAGTTTGCTCACAAGCATGTGGCACTCACGTACGCGCAGTGGTGACTTTCAGTGGTGGGGAGCCAGTCAAATGGCTCTCCATACTGACGCTTATCGCGTTGTTCTCAATGGTCATCTTGAACTGGTGGCGAAACAGCAGATGCCCAATTATCTGCATGAGCTCTATGTTTTGCTATGGCCGCTTGGCATCCTGAAAGAAGCACATGCTGAGGCTATCTGGGCAATGTGCAACTTGATGTTGGCTGCTGGTGCACTGCTCCTATTGCAGCGGATTTACAGGTTGAACCGTGAGCGCACCCTGCTGCTTGCCTGCGGCCTGATGCTGAGTGAGCCGTTTCGCATCTCCATGGGCAACGGTCAGCAGTCATTTCTTGAGCTGTTCTGTTTCTGTCTTGCTCTTGCCATACCCGCGCGAGCAGGTTGGCCTCTCGGTGTCTCGTATTTGAAGTACAGCTTTGCCCCCGTTACCGTCTTTTTTGCAGCGTTCGAACGTTGCTGGAAACAGTTGGTTATTTCCGCGATCTTCCCGGTAACAGGCTGGTTGATCTTCTCCTGGTTTGTGCACCGCTCCCCGTTGCAGACAGCGCTGGAGCCATTTCTTGTAAGCCGCCATCGTACGGATGCGGGGATGAGTGATCTGACCTCCATCGTGCATATCGTTCATCAGAGCTGGGATGGTCTGAGCGCGGTTTGTGCGCTGATTCTGAGTCTTGCGGTGGCGTTTCTCATTCACCGCTACGCGTCTTCGCTGGCCCAGGCCGGAGCCGCTCTTGCCACTGCGGCACTCTTTTTACTGCCGCACCTGCTGTACGACTTTGTGATTCTGGTAATTCCTGCGGCGTATCTTCTATCACCGCTTTCCGCTGCAATGCCACGATCGAAGCGAATCGTCGCATCAGCCATTGTGATTTTTTTTGCTGTAATGGCACTAATCCGACTGCCAAACACCGTTGCGGTAAAGATCGCTTCGATTGCCGTGTTTGGTCTTCTTCTGCTGGTACTGGAAGCCGTTTTGCTGCAGTCTTTTCGTTCGAGCGAACCGCCTGAGACTGCTTGA
- a CDS encoding OmpA family protein produces MMRWRVAAKAAMLGTGLLLATTGCHKKPKLPPPDTTAPTTTVAPPTASITADPLAIDLGQSVVLNWRTTDATSVSIDGIGQVAVNGTQTVSPANSTNFHLVARGDGGTTEASVRVTVRVPEMPSTGQSNGGDPNDMSNISDAAFHAAVPDVFFGYDSFEISGDAQNSISAAARYLTQHPGVKILIGGYCDDRGSAEYNITLGENRANSAKTALVSAGVSPNRIRVISYGKERQFCTEENDSCWQQNRRAQFTVDR; encoded by the coding sequence ATGATGCGTTGGCGTGTAGCGGCTAAGGCCGCAATGCTTGGTACGGGACTGCTCTTGGCAACTACTGGCTGCCACAAGAAACCGAAACTTCCTCCTCCCGATACGACGGCTCCGACAACGACTGTGGCTCCTCCCACGGCGTCGATCACGGCTGATCCATTGGCAATCGACCTCGGCCAGTCCGTGGTGCTCAACTGGCGCACGACAGATGCGACCAGCGTCTCCATCGACGGAATCGGTCAGGTTGCGGTCAACGGAACCCAGACCGTCAGCCCGGCGAACTCGACCAACTTCCACCTGGTCGCTCGTGGTGATGGCGGCACTACCGAAGCCAGCGTTCGCGTGACCGTTCGTGTTCCTGAGATGCCCAGCACCGGCCAGTCCAACGGTGGCGACCCCAACGATATGTCTAACATCTCGGATGCAGCCTTCCACGCAGCCGTGCCGGACGTCTTCTTCGGGTATGACAGCTTCGAGATCAGCGGCGACGCACAGAACTCGATCTCTGCCGCGGCTCGCTATCTCACGCAGCACCCTGGTGTAAAGATCCTCATCGGCGGCTACTGCGATGATCGTGGTTCGGCCGAGTACAACATCACGCTGGGTGAAAACCGCGCAAACTCTGCGAAGACCGCTTTGGTTAGCGCCGGTGTCTCGCCCAACCGTATCCGCGTTATCTCCTACGGCAAGGAACGTCAGTTCTGCACCGAAGAGAACGATTCCTGCTGGCAGCAGAACCGCCGTGCCCAGTTCACGGTCGATCGCTAA
- a CDS encoding tetratricopeptide repeat protein: MKQTLRWAVMGTALTVSLCALPARAANKDMIQLQTQVQQLQDAVARLQQSNDERMGVMKDLVQQTADAVNRMTVAMNGLKQEMENNNTASAAKSDALAGQIQSLNDSVDELKARMMRMEKTLGDIQSQQQQSNAVLQSMPTATGTPTASAAPADQGPGPSDQPAAGQPLPMPSAPSQPAKVVPTAGPSSGQMYRTAYSDYMSGKSNLAASEFQDLIKAYPEDNLSGNAYFYLGEMSFRTNKPSVAIKSYDKVLEQYPNNAKIPAAHLHKAEALSQMGQREASVRELHALVARFPASPEAAQAKQKLARSR, from the coding sequence ATGAAGCAGACACTGCGATGGGCGGTGATGGGAACGGCGCTGACAGTAAGCCTTTGTGCCCTGCCAGCACGCGCTGCAAACAAGGACATGATCCAGTTGCAGACTCAGGTTCAGCAGTTGCAGGACGCCGTCGCACGCTTGCAGCAATCCAACGACGAGCGCATGGGCGTCATGAAGGACCTTGTTCAACAAACGGCCGACGCGGTGAACCGCATGACGGTGGCCATGAACGGGCTGAAGCAGGAGATGGAGAATAACAACACGGCCAGCGCAGCGAAAAGCGATGCTCTCGCCGGCCAGATCCAGTCCCTGAACGACTCCGTGGATGAGCTCAAGGCGCGCATGATGCGCATGGAGAAGACTCTCGGCGACATCCAGAGTCAGCAGCAGCAGTCGAACGCCGTCCTGCAGTCGATGCCGACCGCGACCGGCACACCTACCGCTTCCGCTGCGCCTGCAGACCAGGGCCCCGGCCCCTCTGACCAACCTGCAGCCGGTCAGCCTCTCCCCATGCCCTCAGCCCCCAGCCAGCCCGCAAAGGTTGTGCCGACAGCTGGTCCGTCCTCTGGCCAGATGTACCGCACGGCCTACTCGGATTACATGTCCGGCAAGTCCAATCTCGCGGCCAGCGAGTTCCAGGACCTCATCAAGGCTTACCCCGAAGACAACCTCTCCGGCAACGCCTACTTCTACCTCGGCGAGATGAGCTTCCGCACCAACAAGCCCTCCGTCGCCATCAAGAGCTACGACAAGGTGCTCGAGCAGTATCCGAACAACGCCAAGATCCCCGCCGCGCACCTGCACAAAGCAGAAGCGCTTTCGCAGATGGGGCAGCGCGAGGCTTCGGTTCGTGAACTGCACGCGCTGGTGGCTCGCTTCCCCGCCTCCCCTGAGGCGGCCCAGGCCAAGCAGAAGCTGGCGCGCTCGCGCTAA
- a CDS encoding biopolymer transporter ExbD: protein MAFTGAKGRTQTALADINITPLVDVVLVLLLIFMVTAPVLQSGVDVAVPQTRTVNQLTEEHQVVTIDKDQNVFLDDKPVNIHDLPTLLQAKGKADAKRTVYVRADQKVPFGAFASVMDAVKQAGISNISIVTRPLER from the coding sequence ATGGCCTTCACCGGAGCCAAAGGACGAACACAAACGGCGCTGGCGGATATCAACATCACTCCGCTCGTGGACGTGGTGCTGGTGCTTCTGCTGATCTTCATGGTCACCGCGCCCGTGCTGCAGTCAGGCGTGGACGTAGCTGTTCCACAGACGCGTACGGTGAACCAGCTCACGGAAGAGCATCAGGTAGTCACGATCGACAAGGACCAGAACGTCTTTCTCGACGACAAGCCGGTGAACATCCATGATCTGCCCACCCTGCTTCAAGCCAAAGGCAAAGCCGACGCCAAGCGTACGGTGTACGTCCGGGCCGATCAGAAGGTGCCGTTCGGAGCCTTTGCTTCTGTGATGGACGCGGTCAAGCAGGCTGGCATCAGCAACATCTCTATCGTGACTCGTCCCCTGGAGCGGTAA